The following is a genomic window from bacterium.
AGGCGGCATCCGCGTTCGACGCCGCGCGCGGCGCCGAACACCGGCTGCGGGAGGCCGAAGCGCGTCTGGCGCTGCCGGAGGTGCACGGCGACGAAGCGGTGCTCGCGGCCACGCTCGAGGATTACGGCCGGCTGCGCGATGTCTTCGAGCGGGCCGGCGGCTTCACGTACGAGGCCGACATCCGCCGCACGCTCGCCGGGCTGGGCTTTCAGGAGGAGCAGTGGCAGCGCCCGCTCGCGTCGATGAGCGGCGGCCAGCGCGCCCGGGCTGCGCTGGCGCGTCTCCTGCTGACCGCTCCGGATCTCTTGCTGCTCGATGAGCCGACCAACCACTTGGATCTCGACGCGCTCGAGTGGCTGCAGGCGTTTCTGCAGGGGTTCCGCGGCGCCGTGCTGGTCGTGAGTCACGACCGGTATCTGCTCAACGCGGTGACGACGCGCACGCTCGACCTCGATACCGGCCGGATCGAGGACTATCCCGGCGGCTACACCGCGTACGTCGCGGAGCGGGAGGCTCGCCGCGCGCGGCAGCAAGAGCTCTTCGAGCGGCAGCGGGAAGAGATCGCCACACTCGAGGAGTACATTCGCCGCAACCGCGCCGGGGGAAAGCAGAGAAGCCGGCAGGCCAAGTCCCGGGAGAAGCGCCTCGACAAAATTGTTCGGGTGGAGGCTCCGCGGAACGTCCGCGGGCCGGCGTTCCGGCTGGACGCGCCCCGCCGCGGCGTCGAAGTGGTGGTCCGGCTTCGCGACCTCGGCAAGCGCTACGGCGAGACCGT
Proteins encoded in this region:
- a CDS encoding ABC-F family ATP-binding cassette domain-containing protein, which encodes MPLVSAVNLTKSYAGVSVLAGASCALEPGQKVGLVGRNGAGKTTLLRLLAGLDTPDDGQVALGPGTTVGYLPQIPAVEESRTLWGEAASAFDAARGAEHRLREAEARLALPEVHGDEAVLAATLEDYGRLRDVFERAGGFTYEADIRRTLAGLGFQEEQWQRPLASMSGGQRARAALARLLLTAPDLLLLDEPTNHLDLDALEWLQAFLQGFRGAVLVVSHDRYLLNAVTTRTLDLDTGRIEDYPGGYTAYVAEREARRARQQELFERQREEIATLEEYIRRNRAGGKQRSRQAKSREKRLDKIVRVEAPRNVRGPAFRLDAPRRGVEVVVRLRDLGKRYGETVVLSGVSLEVRRGEKIGVIGPNGAGKTTLLRIVAGLEPPSAG